From one uncultured Bacteroides sp. genomic stretch:
- a CDS encoding HAD family hydrolase encodes MSKKEKPIVALIYDFDGTLSPGNMQEYAFIQAIGKNKDEFWKENKELAESQDADQILTYMLLMLQKAQANGISLKKESFQKFGESVELFNGVEKWFDRINEYGKKKGVTIEHYINSSGLKEMIEGTKVGKKFNQIFASSYLYTVDGIAQWPAIAVNFTNKTQFLFKINKGITSANDTKKINEFINESDRRIPFNHMIYFGDGATDIPCMKLVKQQGGHSIAVYPPRKNKEVAEKLITENRVNFVCPADYSEDKEIDVVVKTIIDKIKADSDFNELMKLHKEKAGKTQNK; translated from the coding sequence ATGAGCAAAAAAGAAAAACCCATTGTGGCATTAATATACGACTTCGACGGTACCCTTTCGCCGGGAAATATGCAGGAGTACGCTTTTATTCAGGCAATAGGCAAGAATAAGGATGAATTCTGGAAAGAAAATAAAGAACTAGCTGAATCGCAGGATGCCGATCAGATTCTGACTTATATGCTTTTAATGCTTCAGAAAGCACAGGCAAATGGCATTTCACTGAAGAAAGAGAGCTTCCAGAAGTTCGGAGAATCTGTTGAACTGTTCAACGGTGTGGAGAAATGGTTTGATCGTATCAATGAATATGGGAAAAAGAAAGGAGTAACCATAGAGCACTATATCAATTCTTCGGGGCTCAAAGAGATGATTGAAGGTACCAAAGTTGGAAAAAAGTTTAATCAGATATTTGCTTCTTCTTATCTATATACCGTGGACGGTATTGCTCAGTGGCCTGCAATTGCTGTAAACTTCACCAACAAGACTCAGTTCCTATTTAAAATAAACAAGGGCATCACAAGTGCGAACGATACAAAGAAGATCAATGAGTTTATCAATGAATCGGACCGGCGCATTCCTTTCAATCACATGATTTATTTCGGAGACGGAGCTACTGATATTCCTTGCATGAAACTGGTAAAACAGCAAGGTGGTCATTCCATTGCTGTATATCCACCAAGAAAGAATAAGGAAGTGGCTGAAAAACTGATTACTGAAAACCGGGTTAACTTTGTATGCCCTGCTGATTACTCTGAAGACAAAGAAATAGATGTTGTTGTAAAAACTATCATCGACAAAATTAAAGCCGATTCAGATTTCAATGAACTGATGAAACTGCACAAAGAAAAAGCCGGAAAAACACAAAATAAGTAA
- a CDS encoding ammonium transporter, whose product MILSKILRKETSFSLRVTMSRSEKIKLFFAVFSGKIIGMGMVIAAMIMLPGLIGLSANAAEVYTAHETAVINSLNTAWVLVAAALVFGMQAGFVMLEAGFARKRETVNVLIECILDTAICGVFFWAIGYAFMFSSGNGFIGYHWFFLQGMPATYGTTGIAILAHWIFQFAFADTASTITSGAMIGRTSFKGDILYSICVTGFIYPVIGHWAWGPDGFLALMGTPGHFLPTLGQCFRDFAGSTVVHTIGGVISLAGAIVLGPRIGRVFLRDDKDKGGLPAPHSLPLATLGAFLLWFGWYGFNPGSTLSAMDYDGIGRVAANTTIAACTGTFGAMILAYFFGLTKGKFDTSFSVNGLLGGLVAITCPCYWVSPFGSAIIGLVAGFVVFGGIYLLEYLRIDDPVGAVSVHGLNGIWGTLSLGLFATGQFGATGAMGADNTAPVTGLFYGGGLSVLEAQAVGSAIVTIVTFAVAMVVMLIVAKLPYPWKLRIEPHGETSEGGIDVFEHGSKAYY is encoded by the coding sequence ATGATATTAAGTAAAATACTTAGAAAAGAGACGTCATTTAGTCTAAGAGTGACAATGAGTCGGTCTGAAAAGATAAAACTGTTTTTTGCTGTTTTTTCAGGGAAGATAATAGGTATGGGTATGGTAATAGCAGCCATGATAATGCTTCCCGGGTTAATTGGGTTATCAGCCAATGCTGCTGAAGTTTATACTGCACATGAAACTGCCGTAATAAATTCTTTAAACACGGCTTGGGTGCTTGTTGCAGCAGCACTGGTGTTTGGTATGCAAGCAGGTTTCGTTATGCTGGAAGCTGGTTTTGCCAGAAAAAGGGAAACTGTCAATGTTTTAATTGAATGTATTCTGGATACAGCTATTTGTGGAGTCTTTTTCTGGGCTATCGGATATGCATTTATGTTTAGTAGCGGTAACGGATTTATAGGATACCACTGGTTCTTCCTTCAAGGAATGCCTGCAACTTATGGAACGACAGGTATTGCAATTTTAGCACACTGGATTTTCCAATTTGCCTTTGCCGACACCGCATCAACCATTACTTCTGGTGCAATGATCGGACGTACCAGTTTCAAAGGTGATATTCTCTACAGTATTTGTGTTACCGGTTTTATTTATCCTGTTATTGGTCACTGGGCCTGGGGGCCTGACGGATTCTTAGCATTAATGGGAACTCCTGGTCATTTTTTGCCTACTTTAGGACAATGTTTCCGTGACTTCGCTGGTTCAACAGTGGTTCATACAATTGGTGGTGTTATTTCATTAGCCGGTGCAATTGTTCTTGGTCCCCGTATCGGTCGTGTGTTTTTGCGCGATGACAAAGATAAAGGTGGATTGCCAGCTCCTCATAGTTTACCATTGGCAACTCTCGGAGCCTTTCTACTTTGGTTTGGCTGGTACGGCTTTAACCCGGGAAGTACACTTTCAGCAATGGATTATGATGGAATCGGCCGCGTTGCTGCCAATACAACAATTGCAGCTTGTACAGGTACTTTTGGAGCCATGATATTAGCTTACTTTTTCGGACTTACAAAAGGTAAATTTGATACAAGTTTCTCGGTGAACGGATTACTTGGTGGATTGGTTGCAATTACATGTCCTTGCTATTGGGTTTCACCGTTTGGTTCGGCAATAATTGGGCTTGTAGCTGGTTTTGTAGTATTCGGAGGCATTTATCTTTTAGAATATCTTCGTATTGATGATCCTGTTGGTGCTGTTTCAGTTCATGGTTTAAACGGCATTTGGGGAACATTATCTCTTGGTTTATTTGCAACGGGGCAATTTGGCGCAACCGGAGCGATGGGAGCCGACAATACAGCTCCTGTAACTGGCCTGTTTTATGGCGGAGGATTAAGTGTACTCGAAGCACAAGCGGTAGGTAGTGCAATTGTAACGATAGTCACATTCGCTGTTGCAATGGTAGTGATGCTGATTGTTGCCAAATTACCATATCCATGGAAATTACGCATCGAACCTCACGGTGAAACAAGTGAAGGTGGTATTGATGTATTTGAACACGGATCAAAAGCATATTATTGA
- a CDS encoding P-II family nitrogen regulator: MKKIEAIIRTSKFEEVKDALNKIGIEFFSFWEATGVGNEKNLQRTYRGEHGSTALIPRRLLTIVVRDENVRKTVDCLLDVAYTGQIGDGKIFVSPIEESWRIRTRESGDESLYSK; the protein is encoded by the coding sequence ATGAAAAAGATTGAAGCAATTATTCGTACTTCAAAATTTGAAGAAGTAAAGGATGCCCTTAACAAAATTGGAATTGAATTTTTCTCGTTTTGGGAAGCTACAGGTGTTGGAAATGAAAAGAATCTCCAGCGTACTTATCGTGGAGAACATGGCAGCACTGCATTAATCCCCCGCAGATTATTAACGATTGTGGTTCGTGACGAAAATGTCAGAAAAACAGTTGATTGTTTACTCGATGTTGCCTATACGGGACAAATAGGAGATGGTAAAATATTTGTTTCCCCAATTGAAGAATCCTGGAGAATCCGTACACGTGAAAGTGGAGATGAATCATTATACTCAAAGTAA
- a CDS encoding DUF169 domain-containing protein — MNKELRDKFISHWRKYFPNAELPITFQYSDDTMGIEKEKLFEGHHCIFAQLTKVRRGDSVCMQDESVNCRGGKRYLGFSHTLFPGFECFLSHDEAGEGERYKRTPELVTECMKHLPFISVKKNIIFKRWDRLNEEDAPQAVIFFATPDVISGLFTLTCFNNAASDAVITPFGAGCASIVYHPYQEELNGTKRAVLGLFDPSARKFVKSDLFTFSIPFSKFVEMIDEMEESFLITDSWSIIKGRMGKVNQIE, encoded by the coding sequence ATGAACAAAGAATTAAGAGATAAGTTTATATCACATTGGCGAAAATATTTTCCCAATGCAGAGTTACCTATAACATTTCAGTATTCAGATGATACAATGGGAATTGAAAAAGAAAAACTCTTTGAGGGACACCACTGTATATTTGCTCAGCTGACAAAGGTCAGAAGAGGAGACTCTGTGTGTATGCAGGATGAATCTGTTAATTGCCGTGGAGGAAAGCGTTATCTGGGATTTTCTCATACTTTGTTCCCCGGATTTGAATGCTTCCTGTCTCATGATGAGGCTGGTGAGGGTGAACGTTATAAGCGCACGCCGGAACTAGTGACCGAGTGTATGAAACACCTGCCCTTTATTTCTGTGAAAAAAAATATTATATTCAAACGTTGGGATAGACTCAATGAAGAGGATGCCCCGCAGGCGGTTATCTTTTTTGCCACTCCAGATGTTATTTCAGGCTTATTTACGCTGACCTGTTTCAATAATGCTGCATCTGATGCTGTGATTACTCCTTTTGGAGCTGGTTGCGCCTCAATAGTTTATCATCCTTATCAGGAAGAACTTAATGGAACAAAGAGAGCAGTACTTGGACTCTTTGATCCGTCGGCCCGTAAATTTGTAAAAAGTGATCTGTTTACGTTCTCTATTCCTTTCTCAAAGTTCGTGGAAATGATTGATGAAATGGAGGAGAGCTTTCTTATTACGGATAGCTGGTCAATAATCAAAGGGAGGATGGGAAAGGTTAATCAAATAGAGTAA
- a CDS encoding ammonium transporter, with amino-acid sequence MKRRLVKYIVFFLLLFLGVHSSVIAQDSVITAVADTTMAAQAVAATASPVVATKAVATLDSGNTAWMMVATILVLLMTIPGLALFYGGLVRKKNILSVLMQCLILTGVISIIWIAFGYSWVFGTSFAVSGNPLSFIIGGFDKVFLHGISIKSLTTGNIPETLFALYQCMFAVITPALIIGAFAERIKFKGFLVFAILWSVIVYNPMAHWVWGGGWMQKMGALDFAGGTVVHINAGISALVMAIMLGCRKGYKARESVLTPNSTPFVFIGTALLWLGWIGFNAGSGLAADGLSANAFLVTHFAACVSAIVWMTLEWTINKKPTVVGFCTGAVGGLVAITPAAGSCDVLGAFFIGLITPIICFIMVAYVKPKLKYDDTLDAFGVHGVGGIIGSILTGVFATRVVTGDGGAQGALYGNWHQLWVQILVTLATIVYSAVLTIILFYIVNKTIGLRVTKEEESVGLDISQHGEIAYDEEE; translated from the coding sequence ATGAAACGAAGGTTAGTTAAATACATAGTATTTTTTCTTTTATTGTTTTTAGGTGTTCATTCATCTGTAATTGCGCAGGATTCAGTAATCACAGCTGTTGCAGATACAACAATGGCTGCACAAGCAGTGGCCGCTACTGCTTCACCTGTAGTTGCTACAAAAGCTGTAGCTACTTTAGACTCGGGAAATACTGCCTGGATGATGGTTGCAACCATTCTGGTATTGTTAATGACTATTCCGGGGTTAGCTCTTTTTTATGGTGGACTGGTACGAAAAAAAAATATACTTAGCGTTCTAATGCAATGTCTTATTCTTACAGGTGTAATAAGCATAATCTGGATTGCATTTGGATATAGTTGGGTATTTGGCACTAGTTTTGCAGTATCAGGTAATCCGTTAAGTTTTATTATAGGTGGATTTGATAAAGTGTTTTTGCACGGCATTTCTATTAAGTCATTAACAACAGGAAATATTCCTGAGACATTGTTTGCTTTGTATCAATGTATGTTCGCTGTGATTACTCCGGCTCTTATCATTGGCGCATTTGCTGAAAGAATTAAATTCAAAGGCTTTCTGGTATTTGCAATTCTTTGGTCAGTTATTGTTTACAACCCTATGGCCCACTGGGTATGGGGCGGTGGATGGATGCAAAAGATGGGAGCTTTAGACTTTGCCGGTGGAACTGTCGTTCATATTAACGCAGGTATTTCTGCTCTTGTAATGGCGATTATGCTAGGTTGCAGAAAAGGATATAAAGCAAGAGAATCTGTACTGACTCCAAATAGTACTCCTTTTGTATTCATTGGTACAGCTCTTTTATGGTTAGGTTGGATTGGGTTTAATGCTGGAAGCGGATTGGCGGCAGATGGCTTATCTGCCAATGCTTTCCTTGTAACTCACTTTGCTGCATGTGTTTCTGCAATTGTATGGATGACTTTAGAATGGACCATAAATAAGAAGCCAACAGTTGTTGGTTTTTGCACCGGTGCTGTAGGTGGTCTTGTTGCAATTACTCCTGCGGCAGGAAGCTGCGATGTCCTTGGAGCATTCTTTATTGGATTGATCACTCCTATAATCTGTTTTATAATGGTTGCTTATGTGAAACCAAAATTAAAATATGATGATACACTTGATGCATTCGGCGTACATGGTGTTGGTGGTATTATTGGTTCTATCCTTACAGGTGTATTTGCTACCCGTGTAGTTACAGGTGACGGTGGTGCACAAGGTGCTTTGTATGGTAACTGGCATCAACTATGGGTGCAGATTTTAGTAACATTGGCTACAATAGTATATAGCGCTGTACTTACTATTATCTTATTCTATATTGTAAATAAGACAATAGGACTTAGAGTGACAAAAGAAGAAGAATCAGTAGGTCTTGATATTTCTCAACACGGAGAAATAGCTTATGATGAAGAAGAATAA
- a CDS encoding P-II family nitrogen regulator, producing the protein MKKIEAIIRKAKFSDVRKALREADIEFLSWWDVKGQGNARQGLIFRGVAYDISAIDRICISFVVRNINLDKSIDAILKAAFTGESGDGRIFISSIDESIRIRTGDRGDESLYDKDKK; encoded by the coding sequence ATGAAGAAAATTGAAGCTATTATTCGTAAGGCAAAATTCAGTGATGTACGTAAGGCATTACGTGAGGCCGATATCGAATTCTTATCATGGTGGGATGTAAAAGGTCAGGGTAATGCCCGCCAAGGTCTTATATTTAGAGGTGTAGCATATGATATCAGTGCAATTGATCGTATCTGCATTTCATTTGTAGTCAGAAATATTAATCTGGATAAATCAATTGATGCCATATTGAAAGCTGCTTTTACTGGAGAAAGCGGTGATGGAAGAATCTTTATTTCAAGTATTGATGAGTCAATACGTATACGTACCGGAGATAGAGGAGACGAATCTCTGTATGACAAAGATAAGAAATAA
- a CDS encoding uracil-xanthine permease family protein produces MDNNKQLSAFHKTIVGVQFLFVAFGATVLVPLLVGLDPSTALCTAGIGTLIFHLVTKGKVPIFLGSSFAFIAPIIKATELYGLAGTLSGLVAVGLVYGLMSAVIAWRGTSFIRTLFPPVVIGPVIILIGISLCSSGVNMAKENWVLAISSLATAVLVTLLGKGLLKLIPIFCGIVVGFVIAFIFYGLDFTLVINAPWFALPKFVTPVFSWEAILFMAPVAIAPIIEHIGNIYAVNDVAGKDFVKDPGLHRTMLGDGLACIVAGTLGGPPVTTYSEVIGAMSLTKITSPAVIRIAAITGIVFSLIGKISALLKTIPNAVLGGIMMLLFGMIASVGINNLIQSRTNLSDPRNIIIVSLTLTFGIGGAVFQFGNFSMTGIGLAAVLGVILNLILPKERKQEEAAK; encoded by the coding sequence ATGGACAATAACAAACAACTGAGCGCATTTCATAAGACAATAGTCGGCGTTCAATTTCTTTTTGTGGCATTCGGAGCTACAGTGTTAGTTCCACTGCTGGTAGGACTCGACCCCTCAACAGCACTTTGCACAGCAGGAATAGGCACTTTAATCTTTCATTTAGTCACGAAAGGTAAAGTACCTATTTTTTTAGGGAGCAGCTTTGCCTTTATCGCACCAATCATTAAAGCTACAGAACTATACGGATTAGCCGGAACACTTTCCGGACTGGTTGCGGTTGGTTTGGTTTACGGCTTAATGAGTGCAGTAATTGCCTGGAGAGGCACAAGTTTTATTCGCACTCTCTTTCCTCCTGTGGTTATTGGTCCTGTAATTATCCTGATTGGTATCTCGCTATGTAGTTCAGGTGTAAATATGGCAAAAGAGAACTGGGTACTTGCAATAAGTTCACTGGCTACAGCCGTACTGGTTACACTCCTTGGAAAAGGATTATTAAAATTGATTCCTATCTTTTGCGGAATCGTAGTTGGATTTGTTATTGCATTTATCTTCTACGGCTTGGATTTCACTCTGGTGATCAACGCCCCCTGGTTTGCCCTTCCTAAATTTGTTACTCCAGTGTTTTCCTGGGAAGCAATCCTGTTTATGGCGCCAGTTGCCATTGCACCTATCATTGAGCACATTGGTAATATCTATGCTGTGAATGACGTGGCTGGAAAAGATTTCGTAAAAGATCCGGGATTACATAGAACAATGCTTGGAGACGGACTGGCTTGCATAGTTGCAGGAACATTAGGAGGACCTCCAGTAACAACCTATTCAGAAGTGATTGGCGCTATGTCTCTGACTAAAATTACAAGTCCGGCAGTTATTCGAATTGCAGCAATTACAGGTATTGTATTCTCTCTGATTGGAAAAATCAGCGCATTATTGAAAACTATTCCGAATGCTGTACTGGGAGGAATCATGATGCTCTTGTTTGGTATGATCGCTTCTGTGGGTATTAATAACTTAATTCAGTCAAGAACTAATTTAAGTGATCCCCGTAACATCATTATCGTATCGCTGACCTTAACTTTTGGTATCGGTGGAGCAGTTTTCCAATTTGGAAACTTTTCCATGACAGGCATTGGATTGGCAGCTGTACTGGGGGTAATACTAAATCTGATACTTCCCAAAGAAAGAAAACAAGAAGAAGCCGCAAAATAA
- a CDS encoding nucleosidase, whose protein sequence is MLKVLITHAVNDELITVNLSGCEVKYVRTGIGKVKATIRLMDALAQERPDVVINLGTAGTVDHNVGEVFVCRHFIDRDLQKVGCLNLEHETDSSSLLEEKGYCCDWKCEGVCNTGDSFLTETADSHGDVFDMEAYAQAQVCQMKNIPFIAVKYVTDKIGENSIKHWEDKLADARKGLSDFLNNCSLI, encoded by the coding sequence ATGCTGAAAGTCTTGATAACTCATGCTGTGAACGATGAGCTGATCACTGTAAATCTGTCTGGCTGCGAGGTAAAATACGTGCGTACAGGCATTGGAAAAGTAAAAGCAACTATCCGTTTGATGGATGCCTTGGCACAGGAACGTCCGGATGTAGTGATTAATCTTGGAACTGCTGGTACAGTGGACCACAACGTGGGCGAGGTATTTGTATGCCGTCACTTTATAGACCGGGATCTGCAGAAAGTGGGCTGTCTCAACTTGGAGCATGAAACCGATTCTTCTTCTTTGCTTGAAGAAAAAGGATATTGCTGCGACTGGAAATGTGAGGGCGTATGTAATACGGGAGATAGTTTTCTTACGGAAACGGCTGATTCACATGGAGATGTGTTCGATATGGAAGCCTATGCTCAGGCACAAGTGTGTCAAATGAAAAATATTCCTTTCATTGCAGTGAAATATGTAACAGATAAAATTGGTGAAAACTCCATTAAGCACTGGGAAGATAAGCTGGCTGATGCCCGTAAGGGACTGAGTGATTTCCTGAACAACTGTTCATTGATCTGA
- a CDS encoding cell division protein ZapA: MNDKIKINLQIADEPFTMTINRDEEELFRKAAKQVNDRMNVYRSMYKPSGVPGAKTYGPKDFLAMVAFDFACNNLKLEDRNDTSPFTNKIEELTQELEEHFRKE, encoded by the coding sequence ATGAACGATAAGATAAAAATAAACCTGCAGATAGCAGATGAGCCCTTTACAATGACCATTAATCGTGATGAGGAAGAGTTGTTTAGGAAAGCGGCCAAGCAGGTAAACGATAGAATGAACGTATATCGTTCCATGTATAAACCATCCGGAGTTCCGGGAGCCAAAACATATGGTCCTAAAGACTTTTTGGCAATGGTTGCTTTTGATTTTGCATGTAATAATCTAAAATTGGAAGACAGGAACGATACATCGCCTTTTACTAATAAGATTGAAGAACTAACGCAAGAATTAGAAGAGCACTTCAGAAAAGAGTAA
- the rny gene encoding ribonuclease Y, translating to MNVIIASFLCFIVGGSLSYVLFRYVLKTKYESTIREAQVEAEVIKKNKLLEVKEKFLNKKADLEKEVALRNQKIQQAENKLKQRELVLNQKQEEIQRKKAEAEAVKDNLEVQLGIVDKKKEELEKLQHQEREKLETLSGLSAEEAKNRLVESLKEEAKTEASSFINDIMDDAKLTANKEAKRIVIQSIQRVATETAIENSVTVFHIESDEIKGRIIGREGRNIRALEAATGVEIVVDDTPEAIVLSAFDPVRREIARLALHQLVTDGRIHPARIEEVVAKVRKQVEEEIIETGKRTTIDLGIHGLHPELIRIIGKMKYRSSYGQNLLQHARETANLCSVMASELGLNPKKAKRAGLLHDIGKVPDEEPELPHALLGMKLAEKFKEKPDICNAIGAHHDETEMTSLFAPIVQVCDAISGARPGARREIVEAYIKRLNDLEQLAMSYPGVTKTYAIQAGRELRVIVGADKIDDKATESLSGEIAKKIQDEMTYPGQVKITVIRETRAISFAK from the coding sequence ATGAACGTAATAATAGCATCATTTTTATGCTTTATCGTGGGAGGCTCTCTTTCTTACGTTTTGTTTAGATATGTTCTGAAAACAAAGTATGAAAGCACCATCAGGGAAGCACAGGTAGAAGCTGAAGTTATCAAGAAAAATAAGCTTCTGGAAGTAAAGGAAAAGTTCCTCAATAAAAAAGCCGATCTGGAGAAAGAAGTTGCTTTACGCAACCAAAAGATCCAACAGGCTGAAAATAAATTAAAGCAACGTGAGCTTGTTTTGAACCAAAAACAAGAAGAAATACAGCGAAAGAAAGCGGAAGCGGAAGCTGTGAAGGACAATCTTGAAGTTCAACTGGGTATTGTTGATAAGAAAAAAGAAGAGTTAGAGAAGTTGCAGCATCAGGAAAGAGAGAAACTGGAAACTTTATCCGGTCTTTCTGCTGAAGAAGCAAAAAACCGTTTGGTAGAATCTCTAAAAGAGGAAGCCAAGACAGAGGCATCTTCTTTCATTAACGACATCATGGATGATGCCAAACTTACTGCCAACAAGGAAGCTAAGAGAATTGTGATTCAGTCTATCCAAAGAGTAGCTACTGAAACAGCCATAGAAAATTCAGTAACGGTATTCCACATTGAAAGCGATGAAATAAAAGGTCGTATCATTGGACGTGAAGGTCGTAACATCCGTGCTCTTGAAGCTGCCACCGGTGTGGAAATTGTCGTAGACGATACTCCTGAAGCAATTGTATTATCTGCATTTGACCCGGTTCGCCGTGAAATTGCCCGCCTGGCTCTTCACCAATTGGTTACCGACGGACGTATTCACCCTGCTCGCATTGAGGAGGTGGTTGCAAAAGTTCGCAAACAAGTGGAAGAAGAAATTATTGAAACAGGTAAACGTACTACCATTGACCTGGGTATTCACGGATTGCATCCTGAATTAATCAGAATTATCGGTAAAATGAAATATCGTTCTTCATACGGACAGAACTTATTACAGCATGCACGCGAAACAGCTAATCTTTGTTCAGTAATGGCTTCCGAACTGGGACTTAATCCAAAGAAAGCAAAACGTGCCGGATTGTTGCATGATATTGGTAAGGTGCCTGATGAGGAACCAGAATTGCCACACGCACTGCTGGGTATGAAACTTGCTGAGAAATTTAAAGAGAAACCGGATATCTGCAATGCAATTGGTGCTCATCATGATGAAACAGAAATGACCAGCCTCTTCGCTCCTATTGTTCAGGTTTGTGATGCTATCTCCGGAGCTCGTCCGGGAGCACGTCGTGAAATTGTGGAAGCTTACATCAAACGTCTCAACGATCTGGAACAATTGGCTATGTCTTATCCAGGTGTGACAAAGACTTATGCTATTCAGGCCGGCCGCGAACTTCGTGTGATTGTTGGAGCAGACAAGATTGACGATAAAGCTACAGAAAGCTTATCTGGCGAAATTGCTAAAAAGATTCAGGACGAAATGACTTATCCTGGACAGGTGAAAATAACCGTTATCCGTGAAACGCGTGCAATCAGCTTCGCTAAATAA
- a CDS encoding PLP-dependent transferase, producing the protein MKEISFESQVLHTPFEKEDAYHSLSMPVYNTAAYEFDSAEAMEAAFCGYTSDHAYSRITNPTVQNFEKRVSTVTGAYSVTALNSGMAAISNALITVAYSGANIITSAHLFGNTYSFLKNTLGAFGVEARFCDLTNPEEVSSQVDENTCAIFLEVITNPQLEVADLKKLSAIGKEKGVPLIADTTVVPFNIFKAKDFGVDIEIVSSTKYISGGATSIGGLILDYGTFDWKQSSKLADINTQFGNGTFTAKLRKEIHRNLGAYMTPQVAYMQTLGLETMQVRYERQTQTCLELAKRLQSLKEIESVNYTGLKESSFYEISNAQFGSYPGAMFTFNLSSKEACFSFMNKLKLIRRATNLFDNKTLAIHPASTIYGTFTEEQRQSMDVSSKTIRLSLGLESVDDLFNDIKQALSQEIF; encoded by the coding sequence ATGAAAGAAATTAGTTTTGAATCTCAGGTACTTCACACGCCTTTCGAGAAAGAAGATGCTTACCACTCCTTGTCTATGCCGGTTTACAACACGGCTGCTTATGAATTTGACTCAGCGGAAGCAATGGAAGCTGCCTTTTGTGGGTACACTTCTGATCATGCATACTCACGCATCACTAACCCAACCGTGCAGAACTTCGAAAAAAGAGTTAGTACAGTTACCGGAGCATATAGTGTTACTGCTCTGAATTCTGGTATGGCTGCAATCAGCAACGCTTTAATAACTGTGGCATACTCAGGAGCAAACATAATCACCTCTGCCCACCTGTTCGGCAATACTTATTCTTTTTTAAAGAATACATTGGGAGCTTTCGGGGTTGAAGCACGATTCTGTGACCTGACTAATCCGGAAGAGGTTAGTTCACAGGTGGATGAAAATACCTGTGCTATTTTTCTGGAAGTAATAACCAACCCTCAGCTGGAAGTGGCTGATCTGAAAAAACTTTCTGCTATTGGAAAAGAAAAAGGTGTTCCTTTAATAGCTGATACCACAGTTGTTCCATTTAATATATTCAAAGCTAAAGACTTCGGAGTGGATATTGAAATTGTATCCAGCACAAAATATATTTCTGGTGGAGCAACCAGCATTGGCGGACTTATTCTCGATTATGGAACATTTGACTGGAAACAGTCAAGCAAGCTGGCAGATATAAATACCCAATTCGGAAATGGGACTTTTACAGCAAAATTGCGTAAAGAAATCCATCGTAATCTGGGTGCTTACATGACTCCACAGGTAGCCTATATGCAAACGTTGGGATTAGAAACTATGCAAGTGCGCTACGAACGTCAGACACAAACCTGTCTGGAACTGGCTAAACGCCTGCAATCTCTCAAGGAAATTGAATCCGTAAACTATACCGGATTGAAAGAAAGTTCTTTTTATGAGATCAGCAATGCACAGTTCGGATCTTATCCTGGTGCCATGTTTACTTTTAATCTCTCCTCAAAGGAAGCTTGCTTTAGTTTTATGAATAAGCTAAAGCTAATCCGCCGTGCCACCAACCTATTCGATAATAAAACATTGGCTATTCATCCTGCCAGCACCATATATGGTACCTTTACTGAAGAACAACGCCAAAGCATGGATGTGAGTTCCAAAACCATCCGTTTATCATTGGGATTGGAAAGCGTAGATGATTTGTTTAATGATATTAAACAGGCATTAAGCCAGGAAATCTTTTAG